In Acidovorax sp. 106, the following proteins share a genomic window:
- the recR gene encoding recombination mediator RecR: MSSTNALDVLIQALRRLPGVGVKSAQRMAFHLMQHDRDGAEALSVALHGAVQNVHHCARCHTFTEDDICSTCLDPDRDASRLCVVETPADQSALERTGAFKGLYFVLMGRLSPLDGIGPKEIGLHKLMERASDGVVQEVILATNFNAEGEATAHVLSEALKSRGLHVTRLARGVPVGSELEYVDLGTIAHALVDRR; the protein is encoded by the coding sequence ATGTCCTCCACCAACGCCCTTGATGTCTTGATTCAGGCGCTGCGCCGTTTGCCGGGGGTGGGGGTCAAGTCTGCGCAGCGCATGGCGTTTCATTTGATGCAGCATGACCGCGATGGGGCCGAGGCGTTGTCGGTGGCGCTGCATGGTGCGGTGCAGAACGTGCACCACTGCGCGCGCTGCCACACCTTTACCGAAGACGACATCTGCAGCACCTGCCTGGACCCAGATCGCGATGCTTCGCGGCTGTGCGTGGTGGAGACCCCGGCCGATCAATCGGCGCTGGAGCGCACGGGGGCGTTCAAGGGGCTGTACTTTGTGCTGATGGGGCGCCTGAGCCCGCTCGATGGCATTGGTCCCAAGGAGATTGGCCTGCACAAGCTGATGGAGCGCGCCAGCGATGGCGTGGTGCAAGAGGTGATTTTGGCCACCAACTTCAATGCCGAGGGCGAGGCCACCGCGCATGTGTTGAGCGAGGCCCTCAAGAGCCGGGGCCTGCATGTGACCCGCCTCGCACGCGGCGTGCCGGTGGGCAGCGAGCTGGAGTACGTGGACCTGGGCACCATTGCGCACGCGCTGGTCGACCGCCGCTGA
- a CDS encoding YbaB/EbfC family nucleoid-associated protein, with translation MFNKGQLAGLMKQAQAMQDNLKKAQDELAFVEVEGESGAGLVKVVMTCKHDVKRITIDPSLLAEDKDMLEDLVAAAFNAAVRKAEETSSEKMGKLTAGMPGLPGGMKFPF, from the coding sequence ATGTTCAACAAAGGACAACTCGCCGGCCTGATGAAGCAAGCCCAGGCCATGCAGGACAACCTCAAGAAGGCCCAGGACGAACTGGCGTTTGTCGAGGTGGAAGGCGAATCGGGCGCAGGCCTGGTCAAGGTGGTGATGACTTGCAAGCACGATGTCAAACGCATCACCATCGACCCGAGCCTGCTGGCCGAAGACAAGGACATGCTGGAAGACCTGGTGGCGGCTGCGTTCAATGCGGCGGTGCGCAAGGCTGAGGAGACTTCGTCGGAGAAGATGGGCAAGCTGACAGCAGGGATGCCAGGCCTCCCCGGCGGCATGAAATTCCCTTTCTGA
- a CDS encoding MAPEG family protein has protein sequence MNTSMQLARFTVAYWCVLVAALLPIVCAWIAKRGALGKPVDQGGFDNSDPRGWLARQSDWRARANAAQANSFEVLPFFIGAVIIAHQLGARQTWLDLLAMLFIMLRIFYIMMYVSNMPTARSAVWGAAFFVNIAILFVGYH, from the coding sequence ATGAACACATCCATGCAACTGGCCCGCTTCACGGTGGCGTACTGGTGCGTCCTGGTGGCCGCGTTGCTGCCCATCGTGTGCGCCTGGATCGCCAAGCGGGGCGCCCTCGGCAAGCCCGTAGACCAGGGCGGCTTCGACAACAGCGACCCGCGGGGCTGGCTGGCCCGCCAGTCGGATTGGCGGGCCCGTGCCAACGCCGCGCAGGCCAACAGTTTTGAAGTGCTGCCGTTTTTCATCGGCGCGGTCATCATTGCGCACCAGCTCGGGGCTCGGCAGACCTGGCTGGACTTGCTGGCCATGCTGTTCATCATGCTGCGCATTTTCTACATCATGATGTACGTGTCCAACATGCCCACGGCCCGCAGTGCGGTGTGGGGGGCTGCGTTCTTTGTGAACATTGCCATCCTGTTTGTGGGCTATCACTGA
- the dnaX gene encoding DNA polymerase III subunit gamma/tau, with the protein MSYLVLARKYRPRNFTEMVGQEHVVQALSNALTQQRLHHAYLFTGTRGVGKTTVSRILAKSLNCQGPDGNGGITATPCGVCQACTDIDSGRFVDYTELDAASNRGVDEVQSLLEQAVYKPVQGRFKVFMIDEVHMLTNTAFNAMLKTLEEPPEYLKFVLATTDPQKVPVTVLSRCLQFNLRPMAPETVLDHLTRVLAQENVPAEPQALRLLSRAARGSMRDALSLTDQAIAFGSGQLQEAGVRQMLGAVDRSYVFRLIDALAQADGKTVVETADALRMNGLSAASTLEEMSAVLQRMAVYQAVPQMAQAVDANDPEAVETARLAGEMPADETQLLYSLCLHGRGELGLAPDEYAALTMVLLRLLAFKAPADPAEKKTLTRPEPALPSTPAPALAPAVQPAAVAPQAAPLPPIAPAEPVPPAALAPSAPTTTTIPTIPMAPAAAQPPEPAPRAVPSAQPPVSAPAPAAVPANAVAPWDDAGSEPPPWPDADDGSVPAPAVPPAHAARNSEQNLPPALNNQAQAAPELVAIPVREASEPSERLQPLPLSAPTPVSTRYTPTEEGDVWHATVQQLVAAEAITALVRELALQSQLVARDGAHWLLRVERESLNQPTARERLRAALEAAGHATQISVEVGRVIDSPARRNAAAAAERQRLAEETVMNDPYVQTLMRDHGAKIVPGSIKPL; encoded by the coding sequence ATGTCCTATCTCGTGCTCGCCCGCAAGTACCGCCCCCGCAATTTCACCGAAATGGTGGGGCAGGAGCATGTGGTCCAGGCCCTGTCGAACGCGCTGACCCAGCAGCGCCTGCACCACGCTTACCTTTTTACCGGCACGCGCGGCGTGGGCAAGACCACGGTGTCGCGCATTCTGGCCAAGTCGCTCAACTGTCAGGGGCCGGATGGCAACGGCGGCATCACCGCCACGCCCTGCGGCGTGTGCCAAGCGTGCACCGACATCGACAGCGGCCGCTTTGTGGACTACACCGAGCTGGACGCAGCGTCCAACCGGGGCGTGGACGAGGTGCAGAGCCTGCTCGAGCAGGCCGTCTACAAGCCGGTGCAGGGCCGCTTCAAGGTCTTCATGATCGACGAAGTGCACATGCTCACGAACACGGCGTTCAACGCCATGCTCAAGACGCTGGAAGAGCCGCCCGAGTACCTCAAGTTCGTGCTGGCCACGACCGACCCGCAGAAGGTGCCCGTGACGGTGCTCAGCCGCTGTCTGCAGTTCAACCTGCGCCCCATGGCGCCCGAGACGGTGCTGGACCACCTCACCCGTGTGCTGGCCCAAGAGAACGTGCCCGCCGAACCCCAGGCGCTGCGCCTGCTCTCACGCGCTGCGCGGGGCTCCATGCGCGATGCGCTCTCGCTCACCGACCAGGCCATCGCCTTCGGCAGCGGCCAGTTGCAAGAAGCCGGTGTGCGCCAGATGCTGGGCGCGGTCGACCGTTCCTACGTCTTTCGCCTCATCGACGCGCTGGCCCAGGCCGATGGCAAAACCGTGGTGGAAACGGCCGATGCCCTGCGCATGAACGGCCTGTCGGCCGCATCGACGCTGGAAGAAATGAGCGCCGTGCTGCAACGCATGGCCGTGTACCAGGCCGTGCCGCAAATGGCCCAGGCCGTAGACGCCAACGACCCCGAAGCCGTGGAAACCGCCCGCCTGGCGGGCGAAATGCCCGCAGACGAAACCCAGTTGCTCTACAGCCTATGCCTGCACGGCCGGGGCGAACTGGGCCTGGCGCCCGACGAATACGCCGCGCTGACCATGGTGCTGCTGCGCCTGCTGGCCTTCAAAGCCCCTGCAGACCCGGCTGAAAAAAAAACTCTGACGCGGCCTGAGCCCGCACTGCCATCGACCCCTGCCCCCGCCTTGGCGCCTGCCGTGCAGCCTGCAGCGGTTGCTCCGCAGGCTGCCCCACTGCCGCCCATAGCCCCTGCCGAGCCGGTGCCTCCCGCTGCGTTGGCTCCCTCCGCTCCAACGACCACAACGATCCCAACGATCCCAATGGCTCCTGCCGCTGCGCAGCCACCAGAGCCTGCGCCCCGGGCCGTGCCATCGGCTCAGCCCCCTGTGTCGGCGCCCGCCCCGGCGGCTGTCCCAGCCAATGCCGTTGCCCCGTGGGATGACGCTGGCAGCGAACCCCCTCCCTGGCCTGACGCGGACGATGGATCGGTACCTGCCCCCGCCGTTCCGCCAGCGCATGCGGCTCGAAATTCAGAACAAAATCTGCCTCCAGCGCTTAACAATCAAGCGCAAGCAGCTCCTGAATTGGTAGCAATCCCGGTCCGTGAGGCGTCTGAGCCCAGCGAACGCTTGCAGCCCTTGCCCCTGTCGGCCCCCACACCGGTATCGACCCGTTACACGCCCACCGAAGAGGGCGACGTGTGGCACGCCACGGTGCAGCAGCTGGTGGCGGCCGAGGCCATCACCGCCCTGGTGCGCGAGCTGGCCTTGCAATCCCAACTGGTGGCGCGCGATGGCGCCCACTGGCTGCTGCGGGTGGAGCGCGAATCGCTCAACCAGCCCACCGCCCGCGAGCGCCTGCGCGCGGCGCTAGAGGCCGCAGGCCACGCCACACAGATCAGCGTGGAGGTGGGCCGCGTGATCGACAGCCCCGCCCGCCGCAACGCCGCCGCTGCCGCCGAACGCCAGCGCCTGGCCGAAGAAACCGTGATGAACGACCCCTATGTGCAGACGCTGATGCGCGACCACGGCGCGAAGATCGTGCCGGGCAGCATCAAGCCGCTGTAA